Part of the Vibrio celticus genome, TTGTGGTTGTGACGAAAGATGACCAAGGTAACTTAGTGGATCAGAATACGCTTGATTTCCATCTAATGGATGAGCAAACACCGCCACCAGCGGGCGATTACGACTTCGTGTTCCCAGAAAGCATTGAATCTTATACTGCAGGAACAAAGGTTCTGAGCAGCGATGGTGGTGTTTATCAGTGTAAAGAGTTCCCATACTCTGGCTACTGTGTTCAATGGGCTCCAACAGCAACTCAGTACGAACCAGGTGTAGGTTCACACTGGCAAGATGCTTGGAACAAAGTGGACTAATTGTTAGCGAGTTACTTACTTTCAAGTATGTGAGCTTGTGTAATTAGCCAAACAAAAACGGATGCCCAGAGCATCCGTTTTCTTATTCAGCAACAGCAGAAATGCGGTTATCAAAGTAGATAGTGGTCTGCCAACAGAGCCACAAACAAGATCATGAGATGATAGATGGAGAACTTAAAGGTCTTCATCGCCATATTAGGCTCATCACGATATTTCAGTATCCAAGCGTGATAAACAAACCCACCGTTAAGTACCAATGAAGCGCTCAGATATATCCAGCTGCTCATGCCAACCAATACAGGCAATATACACACGATGCTAAGCAACAAGGTATACAGCAAAATAGACGTCTTAGTGTATTCGATTCCGTGGGTTACAGGCAGCATGGGGATGTTCACTTTGGCATACTCGTCACGACGATGAATTGCCAACGCCCAGAAGTGGGGAGGCGTCCAAATAAAGATGATCATCACCAACAACCAAGCGTTTGAATGCAGCTCGTTGGTGACTGCCGTCCAGCCCAATAGCGGAGGCATAGCGCCTGCGATCCCTGCTATCACGATGTTCTGTGGCGTCGCTCGCTTCAAGTACATGGTATAGATGACCGCATAGCCCAACAAGCTTGCAAAGGTTAACCAAGCCGTGAGTTGATTGACCCACACAACTAACGTAGCAAACCCAAGTAAGCCGATACCTGCTGCAAAGCTGAATACGCGCACACTGCTGAGCTCACCGGATG contains:
- the cyoE gene encoding heme o synthase, which encodes MVSRTSTQYEVVAQDAALNHKIAANNDIALGNEKAEKNKATWKVYLTLTKPKVVALMLLTALVGMCLAVPNGLPLQQTLFGMIGIGLMAGSAAAFNHLIDKKIDGQMTRTNRRPLPSGELSSVRVFSFAAGIGLLGFATLVVWVNQLTAWLTFASLLGYAVIYTMYLKRATPQNIVIAGIAGAMPPLLGWTAVTNELHSNAWLLVMIIFIWTPPHFWALAIHRRDEYAKVNIPMLPVTHGIEYTKTSILLYTLLLSIVCILPVLVGMSSWIYLSASLVLNGGFVYHAWILKYRDEPNMAMKTFKFSIYHLMILFVALLADHYLL